One region of Pseudomonas alvandae genomic DNA includes:
- a CDS encoding response regulator transcription factor, whose product MEQEAWQILIVEDDQRLAELTREYLESNGLRVAIEGNGAVAAQRIIDEQPDLVILDLMLPGEDGLSICRRVRERYDGPILMLTARTDDSDQIQGLDLGADDYVCKPVRPRLLLARIQALLRRSEPEPAVPPKQRRLEFGPLVVDDALREAWLQGNGIELTSAEFDLLWLLVSNAGRILSREEIFTALRGIGYDGQDRSIDVRISRIRPKIGDDPDHPRLIKTIRSKGYLFVPEACVDTAL is encoded by the coding sequence GTGGAACAAGAAGCCTGGCAGATTTTGATCGTCGAGGATGACCAGCGTCTCGCCGAGTTGACCCGCGAATACCTGGAAAGCAACGGCCTGCGCGTCGCCATCGAAGGCAACGGCGCGGTGGCGGCACAACGGATCATCGACGAGCAGCCGGACCTGGTCATTCTCGACCTGATGCTGCCCGGCGAGGACGGCCTGAGCATCTGCCGCAGGGTGCGCGAGCGCTACGACGGACCGATCCTGATGCTGACGGCGCGTACCGACGACAGCGACCAGATCCAGGGCTTGGACCTGGGCGCCGACGATTATGTCTGCAAGCCCGTGCGCCCGCGCTTGCTGCTGGCGCGCATCCAGGCCCTGCTGCGGCGCAGCGAACCGGAACCTGCCGTGCCACCGAAGCAGAGGCGCCTGGAGTTCGGTCCGTTGGTGGTGGACGACGCCTTGCGCGAAGCCTGGCTGCAGGGCAATGGCATCGAACTGACCAGCGCCGAGTTCGATTTGCTCTGGCTGCTGGTCTCCAATGCCGGGCGCATCCTGTCCCGCGAGGAGATCTTCACTGCCCTGCGCGGTATCGGCTACGACGGCCAGGACCGCTCCATTGACGTGCGCATCTCGCGCATCCGTCCCAAGATCGGCGACGACCCCGACCATCCGCGCTTGATCAAGACCATCCGCAGCAAAGGCTACTTATTCGTCCCTGAAGCTTGCGTAGACACCGCTCTGTGA
- a CDS encoding ATP-binding protein, whose translation MNSIFLRIYGGMCAALVLVAVLGVLALHLLNQTRGEQYRERLAHGTFSLMADNLRPMNDTERRRALAVWARLLGIPLELQVLSQAELDLGQRTRVLRGQVLVEQTGPHAAKVYRLVSDGEQLALVGEVRQISEQLARATIYLLADELVRYPVAEQPERLAQLKQEKGFGFDLRLMTVDQADMDEDQRRRVSEGDTVMALGKGGDSIRVFAGMVGTPWVLEIGPLYQMNPYPPEWLVLIAALGLSLIGLIVYLLVRQLERRLRGLESAATQIAQGSLETRVPARGADSVGRLASAFNGMAEHLQQLLAIQRELVRAVSHELRTPVARLRFGLEMLGSASTPQARDKYLAGMDHDIEDLDRLVDEMLTYARLEQGSPALNFQRLDLDALVSQVIEELGPLRAGVTVERGLCLSAADCDGAWVEAEPRFLHRALQNLVGNAMRHARSRVTVSYQVGQLRCRIDVEDDGPGVPEAAWERVFKPFLRLDDSRARASGGHGLGLSIVRRIIHWHDGRALIGKSKSLGGACFSLSWPRHQDRS comes from the coding sequence GTGAACTCAATCTTCCTGCGCATCTACGGCGGCATGTGCGCGGCACTGGTGTTGGTGGCGGTGCTTGGCGTACTGGCGCTGCACCTGCTCAACCAGACGCGCGGCGAGCAATACCGCGAGCGCCTGGCCCACGGTACGTTTTCCTTGATGGCCGATAATTTGCGGCCGATGAATGACACCGAGCGTCGTCGGGCCCTGGCAGTGTGGGCGCGCCTGCTGGGCATCCCGCTGGAACTGCAGGTGCTCAGCCAGGCGGAGCTCGACCTGGGCCAGCGCACCCGCGTCTTGCGTGGGCAGGTCCTGGTGGAGCAGACCGGGCCCCATGCGGCGAAGGTCTATCGGTTGGTCAGCGATGGCGAGCAGTTGGCGTTGGTAGGCGAAGTTCGCCAGATCAGCGAGCAGTTGGCCCGGGCGACGATCTACTTGTTGGCCGACGAGCTGGTGCGCTACCCCGTGGCCGAGCAGCCCGAGCGGCTTGCACAACTCAAACAGGAAAAGGGCTTCGGTTTCGACTTGCGCCTGATGACCGTCGACCAGGCAGACATGGACGAAGACCAGCGTCGTCGGGTCTCGGAGGGCGATACGGTGATGGCACTGGGCAAGGGCGGCGACTCGATCCGTGTGTTCGCCGGGATGGTCGGCACGCCGTGGGTCCTGGAAATCGGCCCGCTGTACCAGATGAATCCTTACCCGCCCGAATGGCTGGTGTTGATCGCGGCGTTGGGGTTGAGCCTGATCGGCTTGATCGTCTATCTGCTGGTGCGCCAGTTGGAACGACGTTTGCGCGGCCTGGAGTCAGCCGCCACACAGATCGCCCAGGGCAGCCTGGAAACCCGCGTGCCGGCACGCGGGGCCGACTCGGTGGGGCGGCTGGCCTCGGCGTTCAATGGCATGGCCGAGCATCTGCAGCAATTGCTGGCGATCCAGCGGGAGCTGGTGCGTGCGGTGTCCCACGAATTGCGCACGCCAGTGGCGCGCCTGCGGTTCGGCCTGGAAATGCTCGGCAGCGCCAGCACGCCCCAGGCCCGGGACAAATACCTGGCCGGCATGGACCACGACATCGAAGACCTCGACCGGCTGGTGGATGAAATGCTGACGTATGCGCGTCTGGAGCAGGGCTCACCGGCGTTGAATTTCCAGCGATTGGACCTGGACGCGTTGGTCAGTCAAGTCATCGAAGAATTGGGCCCTCTGCGGGCCGGGGTTACCGTGGAGCGTGGCCTTTGCCTGTCCGCAGCCGATTGCGATGGCGCCTGGGTCGAGGCCGAGCCGAGATTCCTGCATCGCGCCCTGCAGAACCTGGTGGGCAACGCGATGCGCCACGCCAGATCCCGGGTGACGGTGAGTTACCAGGTGGGCCAGTTGCGCTGCCGGATCGATGTCGAGGATGACGGACCGGGCGTGCCAGAGGCGGCCTGGGAGCGAGTCTTCAAGCCGTTCCTGCGCCTGGACGACAGCCGCGCGCGTGCCTCGGGTGGCCATGGATTGGGGCTGTCGATCGTGCGGCGGATCATTCACTGGCATGACGGGCGCGCCTTGATCGGCAAGAGCAAAAGCCTGGGCGGGGCGTGTTTCAGCTTGAGCTGGCCGAGGCATCAGGATCGGTCTTGA
- a CDS encoding 4'-phosphopantetheinyl transferase family protein → MNPLPALPACCSPLDEHWLLPDALPDTVLLSTRFDPLLLVAADFPNSAIEKPDSIQRSVAKRQAEFLAGRICARAALHRLDGIACIPPIGEDRAPVWPAHISGSITHSTGRAAAIVAQKQRWQGLGMDLENLLDPERAERLAGEILTPAELLRMTTTSREDRALLVTLTFSIKESLFKALYPIVGKRFYFEHAEVLEWSHGGQVRLRLLTDLSPEWRHGSELQGQFGVKDGQLLSLVGIEA, encoded by the coding sequence ATGAACCCACTCCCCGCCCTGCCCGCCTGCTGCTCGCCTCTGGATGAACATTGGCTGCTGCCCGACGCCTTGCCCGATACGGTGCTGCTCAGCACTCGCTTTGATCCGCTGCTGCTCGTCGCGGCTGATTTCCCCAACAGCGCCATCGAAAAGCCGGACAGCATCCAGCGCTCGGTGGCCAAGCGCCAGGCGGAATTCCTCGCCGGGCGGATCTGCGCCCGGGCGGCCTTGCATCGGCTTGATGGGATCGCCTGTATTCCTCCCATCGGCGAAGACCGCGCCCCCGTCTGGCCAGCCCATATCAGCGGTTCGATCACCCACAGCACCGGCCGGGCGGCGGCGATCGTCGCGCAGAAACAGCGTTGGCAAGGCCTGGGCATGGACCTGGAAAACCTGCTCGACCCGGAGCGCGCCGAGCGCCTGGCCGGGGAAATCCTCACGCCCGCCGAACTGCTGCGCATGACAACCACTTCGCGAGAGGACCGGGCGCTACTGGTGACGTTGACCTTCTCGATCAAGGAAAGCCTGTTCAAGGCGCTGTATCCAATCGTCGGGAAGCGTTTCTATTTCGAACATGCCGAGGTGCTGGAATGGTCCCATGGTGGGCAAGTGCGCCTGCGGCTGCTGACCGACCTGTCGCCCGAATGGCGTCATGGCAGTGAGTTGCAAGGGCAGTTTGGGGTGAAGGATGGGCAGTTGTTGAGCCTGGTGGGGATCGAGGCCTGA
- a CDS encoding dienelactone hydrolase family protein: protein MRRLLAVVLLALSGASHAAIQTQEIPYTSADGTKLIGYYAYDDAVKGPRPGVVVVHEWWGLNDYSKRRARDLAGLGYSALAIDMYGDGKNTEHPKDAMAFMQAALKDSQAASARFQAGLDLLKKQPQTDPDKLAAIGYCFGGKVVLDAARQGVPLAGVVSFHGALVTNTPATPGSVKAKILVEHGALDSMVTEDNVTAFKSEMDKAGADYKFVSLDGAKHGFSNPDADRLSHGEHGGPDIGYNKEADQKSWADMQKFFKKIF, encoded by the coding sequence ATGCGCAGGTTGCTTGCTGTTGTACTGCTGGCCTTGAGCGGCGCCAGCCACGCCGCCATCCAGACCCAGGAGATTCCCTACACCAGTGCCGACGGCACGAAGCTGATCGGCTATTACGCCTACGACGACGCGGTCAAGGGCCCGCGCCCAGGCGTGGTGGTGGTGCATGAATGGTGGGGACTGAACGATTATTCCAAGCGCCGCGCCCGTGACCTCGCCGGTCTTGGCTACAGCGCCCTGGCCATCGACATGTACGGCGATGGCAAGAACACCGAGCATCCCAAGGACGCCATGGCGTTCATGCAGGCAGCGCTCAAGGACAGCCAGGCGGCCAGCGCGCGCTTCCAGGCCGGGCTCGACCTCTTGAAGAAACAACCCCAGACCGATCCGGACAAACTCGCCGCCATCGGCTACTGCTTCGGTGGCAAGGTGGTGCTGGACGCAGCGCGCCAAGGCGTGCCACTGGCTGGCGTGGTGAGTTTCCACGGGGCCCTGGTCACCAACACGCCGGCCACTCCTGGCAGCGTCAAGGCCAAGATCCTGGTGGAACACGGCGCGCTGGACAGCATGGTCACCGAGGACAACGTCACCGCGTTCAAGAGCGAAATGGACAAGGCTGGCGCCGACTATAAATTCGTCAGCCTCGACGGCGCCAAGCACGGCTTCAGCAACCCCGACGCCGACCGTTTGAGCCACGGCGAACACGGCGGGCCGGACATTGGCTACAACAAGGAAGCCGATCAGAAGTCCTGGGCGGACATGCAGAAGTTTTTCAAGAAGATCTTCTGA
- a CDS encoding membrane protein, with protein MTAMKKLLLAFTVLGASAMAHADDNFASLTLGQTSDKVKKSNALDQNLNHPNADGAIAKDTTYGLRLGRQNDQGRYYATYDNVSGSHNGIKLRQENLLGSYDLFYPVTSSTKLFGGGTAGLTKLTQDSPGFSRDTDIGYAVGLQGGVLQQISQNTSVELGYRYLRSNASTEMSPHGGAKVGSLDLTSSAQTYLSANYTF; from the coding sequence ATGACTGCTATGAAAAAACTGTTGCTGGCATTCACTGTACTGGGCGCCAGCGCCATGGCCCACGCCGATGACAACTTCGCCAGCCTGACCCTCGGCCAGACCAGCGACAAGGTCAAGAAATCCAACGCCCTGGACCAGAACCTGAACCATCCGAACGCCGACGGCGCGATCGCCAAGGACACCACCTACGGCCTGCGCCTGGGTCGGCAGAATGATCAAGGTCGCTACTACGCCACCTACGACAACGTATCGGGCAGCCACAACGGCATCAAGCTGCGCCAGGAAAACCTGCTGGGCAGCTATGACTTGTTCTATCCGGTCACCAGCAGCACCAAGCTGTTCGGCGGTGGCACGGCGGGCCTGACCAAATTGACCCAGGACTCGCCAGGCTTCAGCCGCGACACCGACATCGGCTACGCGGTGGGCTTGCAAGGCGGCGTCCTGCAACAGATTTCACAAAACACCTCGGTGGAACTGGGGTACCGTTACCTGCGCAGCAATGCCAGCACCGAAATGAGTCCGCACGGTGGCGCCAAGGTTGGCTCGCTGGACCTGACCAGCAGCGCCCAGACCTATCTGTCGGCGAACTACACCTTCTAG
- a CDS encoding response regulator → MKLLVVEDEALLRHHLQTRLTDSGHVVQAVANAEEALYQVREFNHDLAVIDLGLPGISGLELIRRLRSQDKTFPILILTARGNWQDKVEGLAAGADDYVVKPFQFEELEARLNALLRRSSGFTQSTIVAGPLLLDLNRKQASLGEEPLALTAYEYRILEYLMRHHQQVVAKDRLMEQLYPDDDERDPNVIEVLVGRLRRKLEAPAGFKPIDTVRGLGYLFNERCQ, encoded by the coding sequence ATGAAACTATTGGTTGTCGAAGACGAAGCGCTGTTGCGTCATCACTTGCAAACCCGGCTCACTGACAGCGGCCATGTGGTGCAGGCCGTGGCCAATGCCGAAGAGGCCCTGTATCAGGTCCGCGAGTTCAATCATGACCTGGCGGTGATCGACCTCGGCTTGCCAGGCATCAGCGGCCTGGAGTTGATTCGCCGGCTGCGCTCACAGGACAAGACTTTTCCGATCCTGATCCTCACCGCCCGCGGCAACTGGCAGGACAAGGTCGAAGGCCTTGCCGCCGGGGCGGACGATTATGTGGTCAAGCCGTTCCAGTTCGAAGAGCTGGAGGCCCGGCTCAATGCCTTGCTGCGACGTTCCAGTGGCTTCACCCAGTCGACCATCGTCGCCGGGCCATTGCTGCTGGACCTCAACCGCAAGCAGGCGTCCCTCGGCGAAGAACCACTCGCATTGACGGCTTATGAATATCGCATCCTTGAATACCTGATGCGCCACCACCAGCAGGTGGTCGCCAAGGACCGCTTGATGGAGCAACTGTACCCGGATGACGACGAGCGCGATCCCAATGTCATCGAGGTATTGGTGGGCCGCTTGCGCCGCAAACTGGAAGCCCCGGCCGGCTTCAAGCCGATCGACACCGTGCGGGGCCTGGGTTATCTGTTCAACGAGCGCTGCCAGTGA
- a CDS encoding ATP-binding protein yields the protein MIRSLRLRLMLAAMTLAALFMLALLPAMQGAFSLALQESIEQRLASDVTTLISAARVENGRLKMPAQLPDERFNLADARLLGYIYDRDGNLVWRSKATQEEHINYTPRYDGQGNQFARIREDNGQEFFVYDVEVKLLGGQSAAFSIVTLQPVRDYELTLQGLRDNLYLGFGAALVVLLALLWIGLTWGLRALRRLSQELDEIEAGTRESLSTAHPRELLRLTGSLNRLLHSEREQRSRYRDSLDDLAHSLKTPLAVLQGVSEDMARRPQDRGQAWVLQTQIERMSQQIGYQLQRASLRKSGLVRHQVRLRPVLQSLCDTLDKVYRDKRVQVHFDLPEHCQVPIEQGALLEMLGNLLENAYRLCLGEVRISVHQTLGGTELSVEDDGPGVPPDQRARILQRGERLDRQHPGQGIGLAVVKDIIESYGARLTLGDSELGGAAFRILFPVV from the coding sequence GTGATTCGTTCGCTGCGACTGCGCTTGATGCTGGCCGCCATGACCCTGGCGGCGCTGTTCATGCTGGCCTTGTTGCCGGCGATGCAGGGGGCGTTCAGCCTGGCCCTGCAGGAGTCCATCGAACAACGCCTGGCCTCGGATGTGACCACGCTGATTTCCGCCGCCCGGGTGGAAAATGGTCGATTGAAGATGCCGGCGCAATTGCCGGATGAACGCTTCAACCTCGCCGATGCCCGATTGCTGGGCTACATCTATGATCGCGACGGCAACCTGGTCTGGCGCTCGAAGGCGACCCAGGAAGAACACATCAACTACACGCCGCGTTATGACGGCCAAGGCAACCAGTTCGCGCGTATCCGCGAGGACAACGGCCAGGAATTCTTTGTCTATGACGTCGAGGTCAAGCTGCTCGGCGGCCAGAGCGCGGCGTTCAGTATCGTCACCTTGCAGCCGGTGCGTGATTACGAACTGACCTTGCAAGGGCTGCGGGACAATCTCTACCTTGGTTTTGGTGCGGCCTTGGTGGTGCTGCTGGCGCTGTTGTGGATCGGCCTGACGTGGGGGCTGCGCGCCTTGCGACGCCTGAGCCAGGAACTGGATGAAATCGAAGCGGGTACGCGGGAAAGCCTGAGCACTGCACACCCTCGGGAGCTGTTGCGCCTGACGGGCTCGCTTAACCGGTTGTTGCACAGCGAGCGTGAACAGCGCAGCCGCTATCGCGACTCCCTCGATGACCTGGCCCACAGCCTGAAAACCCCGCTGGCCGTGTTGCAGGGCGTCAGCGAAGACATGGCCCGGCGCCCGCAGGACCGTGGGCAGGCTTGGGTGCTGCAGACCCAGATCGAACGCATGAGCCAGCAGATCGGCTACCAGTTGCAACGGGCCAGCCTGCGCAAAAGCGGGCTGGTGCGCCACCAGGTGCGTCTGCGCCCGGTCCTGCAGAGTCTGTGCGACACCCTCGACAAGGTCTATCGCGACAAGCGTGTCCAGGTCCATTTCGATTTGCCGGAGCACTGCCAGGTGCCGATCGAACAGGGCGCCCTGCTGGAGATGCTTGGCAATTTGCTGGAAAACGCTTATCGGCTGTGCCTGGGTGAAGTGCGGATCAGCGTGCACCAGACCCTCGGCGGTACGGAGTTGAGCGTCGAGGACGATGGCCCAGGCGTACCGCCGGACCAGCGTGCGCGGATTCTCCAGCGAGGCGAACGGTTGGATCGCCAGCATCCGGGGCAGGGGATCGGGCTGGCGGTGGTCAAGGACATCATCGAGAGCTATGGCGCGCGGTTGACCTTGGGGGATTCGGAATTGGGCGGGGCGGCGTTCCGGATTCTGTTTCCGGTGGTTTGA
- a CDS encoding AraC family transcriptional regulator has translation MRQRTIASHFARAALGGARRHGFDYLPLLQQLGISPELLDEPRARIAPEQFARLLQALWADLEDEFLGFGRAASKPGTFAMMCHTLIHCRTLGKALQRGLLFYSLFPDAPSLTLETEGDRVRLNLDESTLRDPDHFLTESLLVIWHRLGSWLIGQRIGLEQATFSYAKPAHGAEYDLLFPCPLVFEARRTSLLFHGRYLDMPLLQDERTLKHFLERSPADLLSRPDDGHSLSSQLRRLLSRDTARWPDLDTVAAHLHISSQTLRRHLREEGTSFQELKDQLRRDIAIYHLGRADLSLQQIAEQLGFSEPSAFHRAFKKWTGVTPGAYRELEN, from the coding sequence ATGCGCCAACGCACGATCGCCAGCCACTTCGCCCGCGCAGCCCTGGGCGGCGCGCGCCGGCACGGGTTTGACTATCTCCCTCTGCTGCAACAATTGGGCATCAGCCCCGAGCTGCTCGACGAACCGCGAGCGCGAATCGCCCCGGAGCAGTTCGCCCGGCTGTTGCAGGCGCTATGGGCGGATCTGGAGGATGAATTCCTCGGATTTGGCCGGGCCGCGAGTAAACCCGGGACGTTTGCCATGATGTGTCACACGTTGATCCACTGTCGGACCCTGGGCAAAGCCCTGCAACGCGGCCTGCTCTTTTACAGCCTGTTTCCCGATGCGCCGAGCCTGACCCTGGAAACCGAAGGCGACCGGGTACGGTTGAACCTGGATGAGTCGACGCTGCGCGATCCCGATCATTTCCTGACAGAAAGCCTGCTGGTCATCTGGCATCGCCTCGGCAGTTGGCTGATCGGCCAGCGGATCGGTCTGGAGCAGGCGACCTTCAGCTATGCCAAGCCTGCCCACGGCGCGGAGTACGACCTGCTGTTCCCCTGCCCGCTGGTATTCGAGGCTCGACGGACCAGCCTGTTGTTTCACGGGCGCTACCTGGACATGCCGCTGCTCCAGGACGAGCGAACGCTCAAGCATTTTCTCGAACGCTCACCCGCCGACCTGCTCTCGCGCCCGGACGATGGCCACAGCCTGAGCAGCCAACTGCGCCGCCTGCTCAGCCGCGACACAGCGCGTTGGCCCGACCTGGACACCGTCGCCGCGCATCTGCACATCAGTTCCCAGACGCTGCGCCGACACCTTCGCGAAGAAGGCACCAGCTTCCAGGAACTCAAGGATCAACTGCGGCGGGATATCGCCATCTACCATTTGGGCCGGGCGGATCTGTCGTTGCAGCAGATTGCCGAGCAGCTCGGGTTCTCGGAGCCGTCGGCGTTTCATCGGGCGTTCAAGAAGTGGACGGGGGTGACGCCGGGGGCGTATCGGGAGTTGGAAAACTGA